The proteins below are encoded in one region of Ostrea edulis chromosome 3, xbOstEdul1.1, whole genome shotgun sequence:
- the LOC125673920 gene encoding uncharacterized protein LOC125673920, with amino-acid sequence MKEIEMPFIVKPFVIKYMDDSDSKCKGCKSKIGSGSLVLGYVADQGPDKRVRCVTSWFHYKCFWTLCVYKNHLRGVDPETLNEIVFGINGLSKADKFNFQNEASSPPISTHRRSNKTPEGSIIAGRDVGSVEGGDYEVNENVFDLTDLVCATVYKHQTNVLVSIREFFLLKGSNIAKPSKRGISLNKLQWRELCSIENGIEAATKIMAARESKSKESKGKGQKEKKSREDETDEEDEGPGQILFSLSWKRRVSVYQYQEEVIVDIREYSEGRTFQRSTKGVALTKPQWTKLREEMPNIEALVQQMGL; translated from the exons ATGAAGGAAATAGAAATGCCCTTCATAGTCAAGCCCTTTGTCATAAAATATATGGACGATTCAGATTCGAAATGTAAAGGATGTAAATCTAAAATAGGATCGGGTTCGCTTGTCCTTGGATACGTGGCGGATCAAGGACCAGACAAGCGGGTGAGGTGCGTGACCAGTTGGTTCCATTATAAGTGCTTCTGGACGCTTTGTGTGTACAAAAATCACCTTCGAGGTGTCGATCCAGAAACTCTCAATGAAATTGTGTTTGGAATAAACGGACTATCAAAAGCAGACAAATTCAACTTCCAAAACGAAGCCAGCAGCCCACCAATCTCCACGCACAGACGTTCTAATAAGACACCAGAGGGCAGCATCATTGCTGGAAGGGATGTTGGGAGTGTGGAGGGCGGGGATTACGAAGTGAATGAAAATGTGTTCGATTTGACAGATTTAGTGTGTGCTACTGTTTATAAACACCAGACTAATGTTCTTGTGAGTATACGCGAATTTTTTCTGCTGAAAGGGTCCAACATTGCAAAGCCCTCAAAGCGAGGTATTTCGCTAAATAAACTACAATGGCGAGAGCTCTGTTCTATTGAAAATGGCATTGAGGCGGCGACTAAAATCATGGCCGCCAGAGAATCAAAATCTAAAGAGTCGAAAGGGAAAGGACAGAAGGAAAAGAAAAGTAGAGAGGATGAAACAGATGAAGAAGACGAAGGCCCGG GGCAGATTTTATTTTCGTTGTCATGGAAACGGCGAGTGAGTGTTTAtcaatatcaggaggaggtcatcGTAGACATCCGTGAGTACTCGGAGGGTCGGACTTTCCAGCGGTCAACGAAAGGTGTAGCCCTGACCAAGCCTCAGTGGACAAAACTCAGAGAAGAAATGCCCAACATTGAGGCCCTTGTGCAGCAGATGGGGCTTTGA